Sequence from the Flavobacterium lindanitolerans genome:
CTTTTGTTTCCGGATGGCGAAGAAAATTCATAGGTAAGCACATAGAAATAAGTACCGGAAGGCAATTTGCTGTCTGGTTGTATGGTTGCTCTTCCATGCGAAATGCCATTGAATACATTCCCATCAGAATCGTAATTTGTAGTTTCAAAGACTTTCACGCCCCAACGGTTGTAGATACTCACCCTGTTGTTTGGGTAGTGCGTGATGCCGTCAATAAAAAAGTAGTCGTTTTTGCCATCACCGTTTGGAGTAACCCCGTTGTAGATTACGATATTTCCTTCCGGTTCTACTCTTCTTTTTACTTTGGCAAGTGTAAATACGCCAAATCCCGAAGTTGTGAAAAAAGACGTCACGGTTCCTGTGCCTCCATTGCCTCTATCGACAATTCCGCCTTCATCAACCCAAAGGTTCTGCTCTTCATTCCAGCGGACAATAGTCACTTTTTCTTCCTCTACGCCAGAGCCTTCAAGACCACGCCAGATAAATTCAGGAGTTGTCAATTCGTTCCAGGTAAGAGAAAGCATAATTTCGGTCTCCCCGTCTAATCTGTCAATTGTCCAGTATTCGGTATTGTCGATTACCTCTACATTTCCTGCCTTGCTGGCGTGTGGATATAAGGCATTGGAGTTTTCGAGAAAGTATTTCCCTATAAATGCGTCGGTAGGTGCATTTGGAGATGTAGGTGCTATTTTGGCTGGTCTGTGGTATCCTCCATTCCCTATTGGAAACCAGAATTCCTCATCACCGTTTTTTTGTACGTATCCGTCAATATGACTGTCATTGTCGGTATTGGAATGGGTTGCCTTGTTTTCATAAACAGCCAGACCATCACCTTCACCTTTCACAATACCGTTTAGTAAATCAGAATTGCCTGATATACTTATTGTTCCCGAAAGCCTGAAAGGAGGTTGTGGTGAACTGTTGTTGAAAAGTACATCATAAAATTTAAAGTAGTCGCTTGGTGCATTTCCGGAAATAGACTGCAGCCTGTTACCCTCAAACAAGGTATAGCCACGTTGTCCTGACGTGAAACTTACTTTTCCGTCGTTGTTAAAATTTCGGAAGACATGGAACTCTCCGTCATTTGTAAAGGTTGCTGTTGGGGTATTGTCAAAATCCAGATAGGTAGAAAGTGTGGTTCCCGGCAATACTGACATTTCTCCTGTATTTGCCATCTGTGCCTGCATGCTCCCCCCAAAGAGCAGTACTAAAAATAAATTCCCGATTATTGTTGTTCTCATATTATCCTCTGGTATCCCTTATCCTTACTTACTTTTTTGCCGCGCCCAGCGGGATCCGTACGAAGAACTTTACCCCTAAAACTCTTACGGCTTTCCCGCTTCCGCAGCCTGAAAAAGCGCCCGGCAGTGCTGCCTCTACCACAATACAGCACTCATGCAGGACGAGCGTCCTATAAGAGCATGTTGGGCCTTCTTTTTATCATGTATTTTTTACAATCTACATTACTGATAACATTTAATCCTTAAAAAATAAATACTAACCTGAGAACAGTTTTCATGGATAAAACTATCCAATGATGAAAAACACACACAAGTAAGAACCCATTCTCTTCAGAATATTTTTAAGTAGGGATTTATATAATCCTAAAGGATTTGTAGAAAGCTGGGGCATAGCTTTATGATTACAGAGATTAAATAACTCTCAATCACAGTACAAAGATGTGACGGTTACTTAGAAGGTTATAGCAAAAAGTAACAACTGGCAGTATACAAGCGTAACTGGCAACATACAAGAATAACTGGTTAGACCTATTGTAAGAATTTATAGGAAATGGTCTTTCTCCTTAATCGTTTCTTAAAACAAGCCTGAAAAAAAGCCGTCATTCTTTAACCCTAACTTAATCTTTTTCTAATTGCTGAAAATTTTAGCAAACCTATTTTTGTGCCAACAAACAACATAACACATCATGAAAAAATTCTATCTCTTATTACTGCTCTTTGCAGGATGGATGGCTGAAGCTCAATCTCTCTATCCCTACCTGCAAGCTCCTACTACCAATTCCATTTATGTCAACTGGAAAACAGAAAGCAATCCGGAATCTATAGTAGAATACGGAAGTGCGCCAAATGCGCTCACCCTCTCTGTTACCGGAACCAACAGCATATTTACAGACACCGGATATCCGGCCAATTACTATTACCACAGTGTAAAAATATCAGGGCTTAACCCAAACACTAAGTATTATTACCGCGTCAGAACCGGAACCAGCACTTCACAGACTATGTCATTCAAAACGCTACCGCTTCCCGGTCAAGCCGCTACATCTGACGGCCACCTGCGTTTTTTGGTTTTGGGAGACAACCAGATGCGAAACGTTCCGCGATTTGACACGCTTGTTGCCCAGGCCAAAAGAAAAATTGCAGAAAAATGGGGAATCACGGCAGACCCGTGCGATAATATTGCATTGACAGTAATGGTGGGTGACCAGGTAGATGTGGGTACTTTAGACCATTATGAAAACGTACATTTCAAAAAGAATAAGGCTTTATCCGGCTACCTTCCTATTCAGACTTTGGTAGGAAACCATGAAACTTACGGTACATTAGCCATGCAGGCCTATTATGACCATTATGTACTTGATGAAATGTCGTATAGAGGTATTTCATCCGGAACAGAGAATTATTATGCCAATCAGGTAGGAAATGTTCTTTTCATAGCTATGGATACAGAACATACCGGAATCCAACAGTTAAACTGGCTTACACAGGTGGTGCAGGCTGCTGATGCTGACCCGACTGTTGACTGGATAGTTTCTTTAGGACACAGACCTTATCAGGCAGAACAGTATGTGGGCGATATTTCTCCATGGATCCGAAATTCCGCTATGCCGGTTTTGGTAACTTCTGCAAAGCACATCTTGCATATTGGAGCCCACCACCACTTATATCACAGAGGCCAATTGAAAAATACGCCAACCTACCAGATTATTTCCGGAGGTGTGGCCTGGGACCAATATTGGGGCATGGCGGCAGAAAAAGATTTTGACGACGTACAGAAAACGATTTCCAACTGGATGTACCAAATTATAGATGTTGACGTCAATAACGATACTTTTGACGTGGAGTCCTACTCTATTGGTAGCGCCTATACCTGGAAAAACAATGAACTTATGGATGAATTCCACCGTTATAAAGGATTGGATTCACCACAACAACCAACAATATTGAACGATTTTAATGGTGGTG
This genomic interval carries:
- a CDS encoding gliding motility-associated C-terminal domain-containing protein, with the protein product MRTTIIGNLFLVLLFGGSMQAQMANTGEMSVLPGTTLSTYLDFDNTPTATFTNDGEFHVFRNFNNDGKVSFTSGQRGYTLFEGNRLQSISGNAPSDYFKFYDVLFNNSSPQPPFRLSGTISISGNSDLLNGIVKGEGDGLAVYENKATHSNTDNDSHIDGYVQKNGDEEFWFPIGNGGYHRPAKIAPTSPNAPTDAFIGKYFLENSNALYPHASKAGNVEVIDNTEYWTIDRLDGETEIMLSLTWNELTTPEFIWRGLEGSGVEEEKVTIVRWNEEQNLWVDEGGIVDRGNGGTGTVTSFFTTSGFGVFTLAKVKRRVEPEGNIVIYNGVTPNGDGKNDYFFIDGITHYPNNRVSIYNRWGVKVFETTNYDSDGNVFNGISHGRATIQPDSKLPSGTYFYVLTYEFSSPSGNKRNIEKAGYLYLNDN